A window of Polaromonas hydrogenivorans contains these coding sequences:
- the hemN gene encoding oxygen-independent coproporphyrinogen III oxidase produces the protein MNALAVDCMPIPSHELIRRFDVSGPRYTSYPTADRFVEAFTAEHVAQALAQRRNGAAAMLLPLSLYVHIPFCESLCYYCACNKIITRHHERGETYLRYLSREVDLYTAHLGVGQTVSQLHLGGGSPTFLSDGELRELMAMLRRSFSLAPDGEYSIEVDPRTVDSTRLATLAGLGFNRLSFGVQDFDPAVQKAVHRVQPAEQVFSLMAAARLIGFESINIDLIYGLPQQTPESFDRTLAQVLQLRPDRIALYAYAHLPQRFKPQRRIDVDKLPDAGAKLSMLSRSLAAFQGAGYVHVGMDHFALPDDALAVAKRQGRLHRNFQGYSTQPDCDLIGLGVSAIGKVGATYSQNTKTLEEYYDYLDQGRLPVVRGLALSRDDLVRRSVIMALMCQGQLEFESIELAYLIDFNSYFAAELAILHGMQEQGLVEVDDTSLQITKTGWYFVRGVAMVFDRYLQADRTRARFSRII, from the coding sequence ATGAACGCACTTGCGGTCGATTGTATGCCCATCCCTTCTCATGAATTGATACGCCGTTTTGACGTTTCCGGCCCTCGCTACACCTCTTACCCGACGGCAGACCGTTTCGTGGAAGCCTTCACGGCCGAACATGTAGCCCAGGCACTGGCCCAACGCCGAAACGGGGCGGCCGCCATGCTGTTGCCCCTGTCCCTTTACGTGCATATTCCTTTTTGTGAATCGCTGTGTTACTACTGCGCCTGCAACAAGATCATCACCAGGCACCATGAGCGCGGCGAAACTTACCTGCGCTACCTCAGCCGCGAAGTCGATTTGTACACGGCCCATCTCGGGGTCGGTCAAACGGTCAGCCAATTGCATCTGGGAGGTGGAAGTCCCACTTTCCTGAGTGACGGCGAACTGCGTGAATTGATGGCCATGCTGCGGCGCAGTTTCAGCCTTGCGCCGGACGGGGAGTACTCGATTGAAGTCGATCCGCGCACTGTTGACTCCACCCGCCTGGCCACGCTGGCAGGGTTGGGCTTTAACCGGCTGAGCTTTGGCGTGCAGGACTTCGATCCTGCGGTACAAAAGGCCGTGCATCGCGTTCAGCCTGCCGAACAGGTTTTTTCATTGATGGCCGCGGCTCGTCTGATTGGTTTTGAGTCCATCAACATTGACCTGATCTATGGATTGCCACAACAAACGCCGGAGTCATTTGATCGCACATTGGCCCAGGTGCTGCAGTTACGGCCAGACCGTATTGCGCTGTATGCCTATGCCCATCTGCCCCAGCGCTTCAAGCCGCAACGCCGCATTGATGTTGACAAACTGCCTGACGCGGGCGCAAAGCTTTCCATGCTGTCACGCTCGCTTGCGGCGTTTCAGGGCGCCGGCTATGTCCATGTAGGCATGGATCACTTTGCCTTGCCCGACGATGCGCTGGCCGTCGCCAAACGCCAGGGGCGTCTGCACCGCAACTTCCAGGGCTACAGTACCCAGCCCGACTGCGACCTGATCGGCCTCGGTGTGTCGGCCATTGGCAAGGTAGGGGCCACCTACAGCCAGAATACCAAGACCCTTGAGGAGTATTACGACTACCTGGACCAGGGGCGTTTGCCGGTCGTGCGGGGCCTGGCATTGTCTCGCGATGACCTGGTGCGGCGCAGCGTCATCATGGCGCTGATGTGTCAGGGACAGCTGGAATTCGAGTCGATTGAACTGGCCTACCTGATTGATTTCAACAGCTATTTCGCCGCCGAGCTGGCGATACTGCATGGCATGCAGGAGCAGGGCCTGGTTGAGGTCGATGACACCAGTCTGCAAATTACAAAAACGGGCTGGTATTTCGTGCGCGGTGTGGCGATGGTGTTTGACCGCTATTTGCAGGCTGACC
- the fnr gene encoding fumarate/nitrate reduction transcriptional regulator Fnr, which yields MNPLSIKVACSNCNLRELCMPMGLKADELDKIEEIVAIRRKVKRGARLYSNGEKFTSLFAIRTGFFKTCITTEDGRNQVTGFQMAGEIIGLDGIVKEHHTCDAVALEDAEVCVMPFERIEELSREVAALQRHVHKIMSREIVREHGVMLLLGSMRAEERLAAFLLNLVQRLHARGFSQSELLLRMTREEIGSYLGLKLETVSRTFSKFVEEGIVEVKQRHVRIIDTEALKLIVNHNQQPC from the coding sequence ATGAATCCTCTTAGCATCAAGGTTGCCTGTTCGAACTGCAACCTGCGGGAACTGTGCATGCCCATGGGCCTGAAGGCCGATGAACTGGACAAAATCGAGGAGATTGTCGCGATCCGCCGCAAGGTCAAACGCGGAGCCCGGCTGTACAGCAACGGAGAAAAGTTCACCTCGCTGTTTGCCATCCGCACCGGCTTTTTCAAGACCTGTATTACTACCGAAGACGGACGTAACCAGGTCACCGGCTTTCAGATGGCTGGCGAAATCATCGGTCTGGATGGCATTGTGAAAGAGCACCACACCTGTGACGCTGTAGCGCTTGAAGACGCCGAGGTGTGTGTCATGCCATTTGAACGGATTGAGGAGCTTTCCCGTGAAGTTGCGGCACTGCAGCGACATGTGCACAAGATCATGAGCCGCGAAATCGTGCGCGAGCATGGTGTCATGCTTTTGCTGGGCAGCATGCGTGCGGAAGAACGTCTGGCAGCCTTTTTGCTCAACTTGGTGCAGCGACTTCATGCCCGGGGCTTTTCACAATCCGAACTCCTGCTACGCATGACGCGAGAGGAAATCGGTAGTTACCTTGGCTTGAAGCTTGAAACGGTAAGCAGAACTTTTTCAAAGTTTGTTGAAGAAGGCATTGTGGAAGTCAAGCAGCGTCATGTCCGCATCATTGACACCGAGGCGCTCAAACTGATCGTCAACCATAACCAGCAGCCCTGCTGA
- a CDS encoding nitrogen fixation protein FixH has protein sequence MNIEDGQPWWKFGHVWMVFAGPAVVVVASFITLYLAIKIPDPVVTSYGQAARSESARLNAQSSTNMAPAMQARNHAATGVPAPAEP, from the coding sequence ATGAACATAGAAGATGGACAACCCTGGTGGAAATTCGGCCATGTATGGATGGTGTTTGCAGGGCCTGCTGTTGTAGTGGTGGCCTCATTCATTACTCTTTACCTGGCCATCAAAATTCCAGATCCTGTTGTTACCAGCTACGGTCAGGCCGCAAGGTCTGAGTCTGCAAGGCTGAATGCGCAATCCTCAACCAACATGGCGCCTGCGATGCAGGCCAGAAATCATGCTGCTACGGGTGTTCCAGCGCCTGCTGAACCCTGA
- the ccoG gene encoding cytochrome c oxidase accessory protein CcoG, which yields MAGEPLQPAPASGDGEAMSIYQAQKKIYPRSVTGLFSKWRWAMVFITQLVFYGLPWLEWGQRQAVLFDLEARRFYILGLLLYPQDFIYLSGILVISALSLFLFTAVAGRQWCGYACPQTVYTEIFLWLEKITEGDRSARLRLDASPMSVNKFIRKASKQFLWIALSLWTGFTFVGYFTPIKELGMSFMAAGMGPWETFWVFFYGFATYGNAGYMREQVCKYMCPYARFQSAMFDKDTLIVTYDEARGEPRGSRSKKADPKALNLGSCIDCTLCVQVCPTGIDIRKGLQYECISCAACIDVCDTVMDKMNYPRGLIRYSTQNAVAQGWGRAQLLRKIFRPRVLVYSAILLAVTVALFTSLALRSPFKVDVDRDRASLARIVGGGKIENVYRLQVMNATENMQSYRITATGLPGLILASDGTFSVDATESRWVPVTLQLPYEAATPGSHEIHFEVEAINSPGRVTEKSIFLVPR from the coding sequence ATGGCCGGAGAGCCGTTGCAACCCGCGCCAGCAAGTGGCGACGGCGAAGCAATGAGCATTTACCAAGCGCAAAAGAAAATTTATCCGCGCAGCGTCACAGGCTTGTTTTCAAAGTGGCGCTGGGCGATGGTATTCATCACCCAACTTGTTTTTTACGGACTGCCATGGCTGGAGTGGGGGCAGCGCCAGGCGGTTCTGTTCGATCTGGAGGCGCGGCGTTTCTATATCCTGGGGCTGCTGCTTTACCCGCAGGACTTCATTTATCTCTCCGGCATCCTGGTCATTTCAGCTCTGTCGCTGTTTCTGTTCACGGCCGTGGCGGGGCGCCAGTGGTGTGGTTATGCCTGTCCGCAGACGGTCTATACCGAAATTTTTCTCTGGCTGGAAAAGATCACCGAAGGCGACCGCTCCGCACGCCTGCGCCTTGACGCCAGTCCCATGTCTGTCAATAAGTTCATACGCAAGGCCAGCAAGCAGTTCCTGTGGATTGCACTGTCGCTGTGGACGGGGTTCACCTTTGTAGGCTATTTCACGCCGATCAAGGAACTTGGCATGAGTTTCATGGCCGCAGGCATGGGGCCATGGGAAACCTTTTGGGTTTTCTTTTATGGATTCGCCACCTATGGCAATGCCGGCTACATGCGTGAACAGGTCTGCAAGTACATGTGTCCTTATGCACGCTTTCAAAGCGCCATGTTCGACAAGGACACATTGATCGTCACCTATGACGAGGCACGTGGCGAGCCTCGCGGATCCCGCTCCAAAAAGGCTGATCCCAAAGCCCTGAATCTGGGTTCCTGCATTGATTGCACACTCTGTGTACAGGTTTGCCCTACGGGTATTGATATCCGCAAGGGGCTGCAGTACGAATGCATCAGTTGTGCCGCGTGTATTGATGTATGCGATACCGTGATGGACAAGATGAATTACCCGCGGGGTTTGATTCGCTACTCAACCCAGAATGCTGTCGCACAAGGCTGGGGAAGAGCGCAACTCCTTCGCAAGATATTCCGCCCTCGCGTGCTGGTTTACAGCGCTATTTTGTTGGCTGTTACTGTTGCCTTGTTCACCAGTCTGGCATTGCGTTCACCGTTCAAGGTTGACGTTGACCGTGACCGTGCTTCGCTGGCGCGAATTGTCGGCGGTGGAAAGATTGAAAACGTATATCGGTTGCAGGTGATGAATGCGACGGAAAATATGCAGAGTTACCGTATCACGGCAACCGGCTTGCCTGGCTTGATACTGGCCTCAGATGGAACCTTCTCGGTGGATGCTACCGAGTCACGCTGGGTTCCGGTCACCTTGCAATTGCCCTATGAAGCTGCAACTCCTGGCTCGCATGAGATTCATTTTGAAGTTGAGGCTATCAACTCCCCGGGGCGAGTGACCGAGAAATCGATCTTTCTGGTGCCCCGCTAA
- the ccoP gene encoding cytochrome-c oxidase, cbb3-type subunit III: MSDFTSNFWSVYVTAISLVGIFACLLLLWFSGKAKAMTANDNTTGHVWDGDLREMNNPLPRWWVWLFIITVVFSLAYLAMYPGLGSYAGKFGWSQVGQYEAEVAKGNKEVEPLYAKFNSMKPEDVAGDAQAMAIGERLFMNNCSQCHGSDAHGSKGFPNLTDKDWLHGGTPDKIVETLTKGRIGNMPPMAAAVGSSDDVRNVANYVLSLSGSPHDSVKAALGKSKFGACAACHGADGKGNQAIGSPNLTDDIWLHGWGENAIVAMINNGKVNQMPAQEHKLTESQIHVLASYVWSLSNKPGAVALK, encoded by the coding sequence ATGAGCGATTTCACCAGTAATTTCTGGTCGGTCTACGTGACGGCCATCTCTCTGGTCGGTATCTTTGCCTGCCTGCTGCTTTTGTGGTTTAGCGGCAAGGCCAAAGCCATGACCGCCAATGACAATACCACCGGCCACGTTTGGGACGGCGACCTGCGCGAGATGAACAATCCCCTGCCGCGCTGGTGGGTGTGGCTGTTCATCATCACCGTGGTATTTTCCCTGGCTTACTTGGCGATGTACCCAGGTCTCGGCAGTTATGCAGGCAAGTTTGGCTGGAGCCAGGTTGGTCAGTACGAAGCCGAAGTGGCCAAGGGCAATAAGGAAGTTGAACCTTTGTATGCCAAATTCAACAGCATGAAGCCCGAGGACGTGGCCGGTGATGCGCAAGCCATGGCGATTGGCGAACGTTTGTTCATGAACAACTGTTCGCAATGCCACGGATCAGACGCCCATGGCAGCAAAGGATTTCCCAACCTGACGGATAAAGACTGGCTGCACGGCGGTACGCCCGACAAGATTGTAGAAACGCTGACGAAGGGCCGTATTGGCAACATGCCGCCCATGGCCGCTGCTGTCGGTTCATCCGATGACGTACGCAATGTGGCCAATTATGTTTTGAGCCTGTCCGGAAGTCCGCACGATTCAGTCAAGGCGGCTCTTGGGAAAAGCAAATTTGGCGCGTGTGCGGCTTGTCATGGTGCCGATGGAAAGGGAAACCAGGCCATTGGCTCACCTAACCTGACCGATGACATCTGGTTGCATGGATGGGGTGAAAATGCCATTGTGGCCATGATCAACAATGGCAAGGTGAACCAGATGCCAGCCCAAGAGCATAAACTCACTGAATCCCAAATTCATGTTTTGGCATCCTATGTGTGGAGCTTGTCCAACAAGCCAGGCGCAGTAGCGCTGAAGTGA
- a CDS encoding CcoQ/FixQ family Cbb3-type cytochrome c oxidase assembly chaperone, translating to MDINTLRSIVTVATFFVFIGIVAWAWSGRNAKSFEEAAQLPFKQDE from the coding sequence ATGGACATCAACACACTCAGATCCATCGTAACGGTGGCCACTTTTTTCGTATTTATTGGCATCGTGGCATGGGCCTGGTCCGGCCGCAATGCCAAAAGTTTTGAAGAGGCGGCCCAGCTGCCCTTCAAACAAGACGAATAG
- the ccoO gene encoding cytochrome-c oxidase, cbb3-type subunit II — translation MANQQSSGGLSHEKVETNNFLMIVLILIVLAFGGLVEIVPLFFQKSTTEPIKGLQPYTALQVIGRDIYVREGCYNCHSQMIRPFRAETLRYGPYSVAGESVYDHPFQWGSKRTGPDLARVGGKYSDEWHRIHLNNPRDLVPESNMPAYSWLTKSIVDDSSIKTHMQGLRTVGAPYTDEQIAAAASDVKGKTEMEAVIAYLQVLGIHRK, via the coding sequence ATGGCTAATCAACAATCGAGCGGCGGTCTTTCCCATGAGAAGGTGGAGACCAACAATTTTCTGATGATCGTGCTGATCCTCATCGTGCTCGCCTTTGGCGGGCTGGTGGAGATCGTGCCCCTGTTCTTCCAGAAGTCCACCACGGAGCCGATCAAAGGGCTTCAGCCCTATACCGCGCTGCAGGTGATAGGTCGCGACATTTATGTGCGTGAAGGCTGCTACAACTGCCACTCGCAGATGATTCGTCCGTTCCGGGCAGAAACGCTGCGCTATGGTCCTTATTCCGTGGCTGGCGAGTCTGTGTATGACCATCCGTTCCAGTGGGGCAGCAAGCGCACCGGCCCGGACCTGGCACGCGTGGGCGGTAAATACAGCGATGAATGGCATCGGATTCACCTGAATAACCCGCGTGACCTGGTTCCCGAATCCAACATGCCGGCTTACTCCTGGCTAACAAAAAGCATTGTGGATGATTCTTCCATCAAGACTCACATGCAAGGGCTGCGTACTGTAGGTGCGCCTTACACGGACGAGCAAATTGCTGCGGCGGCTTCCGATGTCAAGGGGAAAACCGAGATGGAAGCAGTGATTGCGTATCTGCAGGTGCTCGGAATTCACCGCAAATAA